One Vibrio sp. 16 genomic window carries:
- a CDS encoding NAD-dependent succinate-semialdehyde dehydrogenase: protein MRDLVLSQGWINGEWVDANDGKRVEVLNPATGDVITTVPDMGKVESEAAVNAAHTAFQEWRKTTAKHRAGLLKRWFDLIVENADGLAKLLTSEQGKPYKEAYGEVMYGASFIEWFAEEAKRMYGDVIPAANPNNRYMTIKQPVGVVSAITPWNFPVAMITRKVGPALAAGCTVVVKPGEDTPLCALAMASLAEQAGIPKGVINLVTTSRPAEVGEVLCCHPLVRKVSFTGSTPVGKLILRQAADTVKKVSLELGGNAPFIVFEDADLDKAVQGALISKYRNAGQTCVCTNRLYIHDAIYDEFVQRYTQAVSELKVGQGLAEGTDIGPLINQKAIDKVGELVATAQQQGAQLVLGGAVSSVGEHYYQPTILTNVTEAMDIAHQELFGPVSTIFRFDDEEDVIRRANDTPFGLAAYFYTQNHSRVWRVSEALEYGIIGINEGIISTEVAPFGGVKESGCGREGSKYGIDDYLEIKYLCHGL, encoded by the coding sequence CGGTTAACGCAGCACATACCGCATTCCAAGAGTGGCGTAAAACCACAGCGAAGCATCGCGCGGGATTACTCAAACGTTGGTTTGACTTGATTGTTGAAAACGCGGATGGGCTCGCTAAGTTGCTGACCAGTGAGCAAGGCAAACCTTATAAGGAAGCCTACGGAGAAGTGATGTATGGCGCGTCGTTTATCGAATGGTTCGCTGAAGAAGCGAAGCGAATGTACGGCGATGTGATTCCTGCTGCCAACCCTAATAATCGCTACATGACCATAAAACAACCCGTCGGTGTTGTGAGTGCCATTACGCCGTGGAACTTTCCGGTTGCGATGATCACCCGCAAAGTCGGCCCTGCGCTCGCGGCAGGCTGTACTGTGGTGGTTAAACCTGGCGAAGATACGCCGTTGTGTGCATTGGCGATGGCTTCTCTTGCCGAGCAAGCAGGCATTCCTAAAGGGGTGATTAACTTGGTGACTACGTCTCGCCCAGCCGAAGTTGGCGAGGTACTGTGCTGCCATCCTTTAGTTCGTAAGGTGTCATTTACGGGGTCCACTCCCGTTGGCAAACTGATTTTGCGTCAAGCGGCTGATACGGTGAAAAAGGTCTCCCTTGAGCTAGGTGGTAACGCGCCATTTATTGTTTTTGAGGACGCAGATCTAGACAAAGCAGTGCAGGGCGCGTTGATTTCCAAGTATCGTAATGCCGGTCAAACCTGCGTTTGTACCAACCGTTTGTACATCCATGATGCGATTTACGATGAATTTGTACAGCGCTATACCCAAGCCGTGAGTGAGCTGAAAGTTGGCCAAGGTCTCGCTGAGGGAACGGACATCGGGCCTCTGATTAATCAAAAAGCCATCGACAAAGTGGGCGAGCTGGTGGCAACGGCGCAGCAACAAGGTGCCCAGTTAGTGCTAGGCGGCGCGGTCTCATCGGTCGGTGAGCACTATTACCAACCGACGATTTTAACGAATGTGACCGAAGCGATGGATATTGCACACCAAGAGTTGTTTGGCCCGGTCTCTACGATATTCCGCTTCGATGATGAAGAAGATGTGATCCGCCGAGCCAATGACACCCCATTTGGTTTGGCTGCCTATTTTTATACCCAAAACCATAGCCGTGTGTGGCGAGTGAGTGAGGCGCTGGAATACGGCATTATCGGCATCAATGAAGGCATCATCTCAACCGAAGTTGCGCCGTTTGGTGGCGTGAAAGAGTCTGGTTGCGGGCGTGAAGGCTCTAAGTACGGTATTGATGATTATTTAGAGATCAAATACCTCTGTCACGGGTTGTAA
- a CDS encoding TRAP transporter substrate-binding protein — protein sequence MFKTLRKLHSKSITKMVAGYALAISSTFFTASQAFAAEHNWRFVNLYSRGTAYGEVYKSFAENIEAMSNGRISVQVMYAGEGVGQTGVLGSVKSGLMTMGAPFQPMHAGEFPAGVVEVGLPGMTDDVGELSALFHEKGWGDVLEEAYDKQNLVWLEPYIQLPVYVLTKKPINSVEEFKGLKIRAPGAYGKFLRNLGASPASLSWSEIYTSLATGVIDGSIGSNLIDHRDGNHVEVAKYMYRLPIAGAQALPIVVNKSAWNKLPEDLQAIVRAASAVHAREQMTKSRLWESQAIADMEVKGMKWSPEPSAEDVAKWNEAAGSLWSEYADSDKYSQRLIKIVQNN from the coding sequence ATGTTTAAAACCTTACGCAAGCTGCACTCAAAAAGCATTACCAAGATGGTCGCAGGGTACGCACTGGCCATTTCCAGTACCTTTTTTACTGCGTCGCAAGCCTTTGCCGCTGAGCATAACTGGCGTTTTGTAAACCTTTATTCACGTGGTACTGCTTATGGTGAGGTGTATAAAAGCTTTGCGGAAAATATTGAAGCGATGTCGAACGGGCGAATCTCAGTACAAGTTATGTATGCCGGAGAAGGCGTTGGACAAACTGGCGTTCTTGGCTCGGTGAAATCTGGCTTAATGACCATGGGAGCGCCTTTTCAGCCAATGCATGCGGGTGAGTTTCCTGCCGGCGTGGTGGAAGTCGGTCTACCGGGAATGACGGACGATGTCGGTGAACTTAGCGCGCTATTCCACGAAAAAGGTTGGGGTGACGTTTTAGAAGAGGCTTATGACAAACAAAACCTTGTTTGGCTAGAACCTTACATTCAGTTGCCTGTTTACGTATTAACCAAAAAGCCGATTAACTCCGTTGAAGAGTTTAAAGGGCTGAAGATCCGCGCGCCGGGTGCATACGGTAAGTTCCTTCGCAATCTAGGCGCTTCACCTGCGTCACTTTCTTGGAGTGAAATCTACACCAGCCTAGCCACTGGGGTTATTGATGGCTCAATTGGCAGTAACCTCATCGACCACCGAGACGGTAATCACGTCGAAGTTGCGAAATACATGTACCGCTTACCGATTGCTGGCGCTCAAGCGTTGCCAATCGTGGTGAACAAAAGCGCGTGGAACAAACTTCCTGAAGATCTACAAGCGATCGTTCGAGCGGCTAGCGCAGTACATGCTCGTGAGCAGATGACGAAGTCGAGACTGTGGGAATCTCAAGCTATCGCAGATATGGAAGTGAAAGGCATGAAGTGGAGCCCAGAGCCAAGTGCTGAAGATGTGGCGAAATGGAACGAAGCGGCAGGCTCACTGTGGAGCGAATACGCCGATTCAGACAAGTACAGCCAACGTCTAATTAAGATTGTACAAAATAACTAG